A region of Paenibacillus sp. 37 DNA encodes the following proteins:
- the gpmA gene encoding 2,3-diphosphoglycerate-dependent phosphoglycerate mutase: MYRVVLIRHGQSMWNVENRFTGWTDVDLTTDGYAEARKAGKIMKEQGFDFDYAYASVLKRSIRTLDIALDEMDLMWIPITKTWKLNERHYGALQGLNKQQTALKYGEDQVKEWRRSVNVSPPALDETDDRYVQDLDKYKRLGCTIPFTENLMDTSKRVLEYWNAEIKPMVSAGKRVLISAHGNTLRSLVMHLDQLSEADVMALNIPTGIPLVYELDEDLHPIGHFYLTADGSTYKHEEMTHVATPSD; encoded by the coding sequence ATGTACAGAGTTGTTTTGATTCGCCATGGACAGAGCATGTGGAATGTAGAGAATCGTTTTACCGGATGGACAGATGTGGATCTGACGACGGATGGTTACGCAGAAGCTCGTAAAGCAGGGAAGATCATGAAGGAACAGGGATTTGATTTTGATTACGCCTATGCATCCGTGCTGAAACGTTCTATCCGAACACTCGATATTGCGCTGGATGAAATGGACCTCATGTGGATTCCCATTACGAAAACTTGGAAGCTGAATGAACGCCATTATGGTGCGCTGCAAGGACTGAACAAACAGCAGACTGCTCTGAAGTATGGGGAAGACCAAGTAAAGGAATGGAGACGATCCGTGAACGTATCTCCCCCGGCACTGGACGAAACCGATGACCGATATGTGCAGGATCTGGACAAGTACAAGCGGCTCGGATGCACCATCCCTTTTACGGAGAACCTGATGGATACCTCGAAGCGTGTTCTGGAGTACTGGAATGCGGAGATTAAACCGATGGTGTCTGCTGGCAAAAGAGTGCTGATCTCTGCGCATGGTAACACGCTCCGTTCACTCGTCATGCATCTGGACCAATTGTCCGAAGCAGACGTGATGGCGCTCAATATCCCGACAGGCATTCCGCTTGTCTACGAATTGGATGAAGATCTGCATCCGATTGGTCACTTCTATCTGACCGCGGATGGTTCGACCTACAAACATGAAGAAATGACCCATGTGGCAACGCCATCTGATTAA
- the pssA gene encoding CDP-diacylglycerol--serine O-phosphatidyltransferase, which translates to MKSLPSILTLGNLSSGMLAIIMAIHGEFALAVMMIWVAMFFDLFDGYAARKLHCEGEFGKSLDSLADVVSFGTAPVLILYLNSMIEVSVLGMALTALFPICGALRLARYNCQKTASSGFVGMPITFAGGLMSFFALWSPYFTHGVAYLVIIVLSGLMVSQIRFPSLKQVLASHEKDIVEPK; encoded by the coding sequence ATGAAGTCTTTACCATCGATTTTAACCTTGGGGAATCTGAGTTCAGGCATGCTGGCAATCATTATGGCTATTCATGGTGAATTTGCCCTGGCTGTAATGATGATATGGGTAGCGATGTTCTTTGATCTGTTTGACGGGTATGCGGCTCGTAAATTGCATTGTGAGGGTGAGTTCGGCAAGTCCCTGGACTCGCTTGCGGATGTAGTTTCATTCGGAACAGCGCCCGTGTTGATTCTGTACCTGAATTCCATGATTGAAGTGAGTGTGCTGGGGATGGCACTGACTGCATTATTTCCCATTTGCGGTGCTTTGCGTCTGGCCCGTTATAACTGTCAGAAGACAGCAAGCAGTGGTTTTGTCGGAATGCCGATTACATTTGCGGGAGGTCTGATGTCCTTTTTCGCACTCTGGAGTCCTTATTTCACACATGGTGTAGCCTATCTTGTCATTATTGTATTATCCGGTCTCATGGTGAGCCAAATCCGATTCCCGTCTCTAAAACAAGTGCTAGCCTCACATGAGAAGGATATTGTGGAACCGAAATAA
- a CDS encoding sensor histidine kinase, which produces MRRNGVTMKLFLVMAGCLVLLYGTTVFAQLVWFPDFYQHQKVSSMKKKLSKFEQQYSNGHWSDLQLAKETGKFMRQNQSHLVILTNTGRLVNDPFHITLLQEDGSHVKVSLSLFINSENAGWITSHLKYGQELTVKGPASESMVYPFKIQDATSAAWGTESFQESIEPVKEWSGVLTEVVLPNLATWSQRQGLLVQALDSRFPLSTEDQLALANGKMLNEEWMDSWSGVRNVITIAPVHRSGPEQQLIFSLTSLQEMREANEATRLFYAYFGIGAFILILLLALLLSRIVTKPLLALNHVAKKMSTLDFTVKSPIRRNDEIGSLSNSLNALSGTLGQTLEELRQANTQMRTDMEMKQEIEQRQRKFFADASHELKTPISIIKGYSEGLKDGVSESKRERYIEIIADETIKMETMVEEMLDLVRLESSAVQLNTDAVALADMIEDIAGRLGPQLKDKGLDVVLVSTTEQTVEGDRSKLEQVIFNIMMNAIRHAIPHTDITIEISRREGFVHISIENKGEQIAEAERQYIWERFYRVERSRNRKMGGTGLGLAIAKQILDLHGCSYGVENTPDGVRFYIIFPKA; this is translated from the coding sequence ATGAGAAGAAATGGCGTAACAATGAAGCTTTTCCTGGTCATGGCAGGATGTCTGGTACTTCTATATGGGACGACGGTTTTTGCCCAGTTGGTCTGGTTCCCCGATTTCTATCAGCATCAAAAGGTCAGTAGTATGAAGAAAAAGCTGTCCAAGTTCGAACAGCAATATTCCAATGGACATTGGAGTGATTTACAGCTGGCTAAGGAGACCGGGAAGTTCATGCGTCAGAATCAATCACATCTGGTCATTCTGACGAATACCGGAAGACTGGTTAATGACCCGTTCCACATTACGTTGCTTCAAGAGGATGGAAGTCACGTGAAAGTGTCCTTGTCCTTGTTTATCAATAGTGAGAATGCTGGCTGGATTACATCCCATCTGAAATATGGGCAAGAACTGACGGTGAAAGGTCCGGCCAGCGAATCCATGGTCTATCCATTCAAAATCCAGGATGCCACTTCTGCCGCATGGGGAACTGAAAGCTTTCAGGAATCAATTGAACCGGTAAAGGAATGGTCAGGTGTATTGACCGAGGTCGTTCTTCCCAATCTGGCAACGTGGAGTCAGAGGCAGGGACTGCTGGTGCAAGCACTGGATAGCCGGTTCCCTTTGTCCACCGAAGACCAACTGGCCTTGGCGAATGGCAAAATGCTCAATGAAGAATGGATGGATAGCTGGAGCGGTGTTCGCAATGTCATCACCATTGCTCCAGTGCATCGTTCCGGACCTGAGCAGCAACTGATCTTCTCGCTCACGTCTCTACAGGAGATGAGGGAAGCGAATGAGGCAACACGTTTGTTCTATGCGTATTTTGGCATAGGGGCATTTATATTGATTCTGTTGCTGGCGTTACTCCTGTCCCGAATTGTAACGAAGCCGCTCTTGGCCTTGAACCATGTCGCCAAGAAAATGTCTACGCTGGATTTCACGGTGAAATCACCCATCCGGCGTAATGATGAAATCGGCAGTCTATCTAACAGCCTCAATGCCTTATCGGGAACCTTGGGTCAGACACTGGAAGAGCTGAGGCAGGCCAACACGCAGATGCGTACAGATATGGAAATGAAGCAGGAGATTGAACAGCGTCAGCGCAAGTTTTTTGCCGATGCATCACATGAACTTAAGACACCAATCAGCATTATTAAGGGATATTCTGAAGGGCTGAAGGATGGCGTGAGCGAGAGCAAACGGGAGCGTTACATTGAGATCATTGCCGATGAGACGATCAAAATGGAAACAATGGTTGAAGAGATGCTGGATCTGGTGCGACTGGAATCCTCAGCGGTTCAATTGAATACGGATGCTGTTGCACTGGCTGATATGATTGAGGATATCGCCGGCCGTCTGGGTCCGCAACTGAAGGACAAAGGATTGGATGTGGTGCTTGTATCCACAACAGAACAGACGGTTGAGGGTGACCGAAGCAAGCTGGAGCAAGTTATTTTCAATATCATGATGAATGCTATACGTCATGCGATACCACATACCGATATAACTATTGAGATCAGCAGGCGTGAAGGTTTTGTCCATATTTCCATTGAGAACAAGGGTGAGCAGATCGCTGAAGCTGAGCGGCAGTATATATGGGAGAGGTTCTATCGGGTAGAGCGCTCACGTAATCGTAAAATGGGGGGGACCGGGCTCGGTCTGGCCATTGCGAAGCAGATTCTTGATCTGCATGGGTGCAGTTATGGAGTGGAGAATACACCGGATGGAGTCCGTTTTTATATTATTTTTCCTAAAGCCTAG
- a CDS encoding sensor histidine kinase encodes MTLIFASTTAILAIAFIVLWLKFRKRNQHLSYIHQKISAILDQGTFERLLVFNSDDQVSQLLKDMNQLLDYAHRAKAGYANQEKEMRNMLSNISHDLKTPLTVVLGYSETLLHSPSLTDQERKIMTEKIQDKAQEVLRLIHSFFDLAKLESGDTELVLSRVNISELCRLKMLSFYEMLTNLGLHVELEIPDGDIFVQANEEALDRVLDNLITNGMKYGAEGKVLGLSLDHSIGEPVTLQIWDQGKGIPESEHSRVFERMYTLEDSRNRLYQGSGLGLTITKRLVERMGGSIHLHSVPHQRTVFSVTLKAW; translated from the coding sequence ATGACACTGATTTTTGCCAGTACAACAGCTATTCTGGCCATTGCCTTCATTGTATTGTGGTTGAAATTCCGGAAAAGAAACCAACACCTGTCCTATATTCATCAGAAAATATCCGCTATTTTGGATCAAGGCACCTTTGAGCGATTGCTTGTATTCAATAGTGATGACCAAGTCAGTCAGCTTCTGAAAGACATGAACCAGCTGCTTGACTATGCCCACCGCGCCAAGGCCGGTTATGCGAACCAGGAGAAGGAGATGCGTAATATGCTCTCCAACATTTCACATGATCTGAAAACGCCACTCACGGTGGTGCTGGGTTATAGTGAGACCTTACTGCACAGTCCATCACTGACCGATCAGGAACGGAAGATTATGACGGAGAAAATACAAGATAAGGCGCAGGAAGTGCTGCGTTTGATCCATTCCTTTTTTGACTTGGCAAAGCTGGAATCTGGAGACACGGAGCTAGTGCTTAGTCGAGTGAATATCAGCGAATTATGCCGGTTGAAGATGCTTTCCTTTTATGAAATGTTGACGAATCTGGGGTTACACGTGGAGCTAGAGATTCCTGATGGTGATATCTTCGTGCAAGCGAATGAAGAAGCATTGGACCGTGTGCTGGATAATCTCATTACCAATGGAATGAAATATGGAGCAGAGGGTAAGGTACTGGGGCTTTCACTGGATCATTCGATCGGTGAACCTGTGACGCTACAGATCTGGGACCAGGGAAAAGGGATCCCTGAGAGCGAGCATAGTCGTGTGTTTGAACGCATGTATACACTGGAGGATTCCCGCAATCGACTCTATCAAGGCAGCGGCCTGGGTCTGACCATTACGAAACGGCTAGTTGAGCGGATGGGTGGAAGTATTCACTTGCATAGTGTGCCACATCAACGGACTGTATTCTCGGTTACCCTAAAGGCTTGGTAG
- a CDS encoding response regulator transcription factor yields the protein MVGPYLEKEGYDVTYAYDGLEAERQFSQSQPGYDLVILDLMLPRKSGMDVLQSIRAVSLVPVLILSAKDGEVDKALGLGFGADDYLSKPFSLIELTARIKAAIRRANYTTQPVAEVAKDQRIHIGGLVVDMETYEVEREGTPVKLTSKEFGILKLLVTHPGKVFTKAQIYASVWNDHYYGDENIINVHMRRLREKLEADPSAPQYIKTLWGIGYKLEAEQG from the coding sequence ATGGTCGGACCTTATCTGGAAAAAGAGGGCTACGACGTCACTTATGCATATGACGGCTTAGAGGCAGAACGTCAGTTCAGCCAGTCACAACCCGGGTATGATCTGGTTATTCTGGACCTGATGCTCCCTCGCAAGAGTGGGATGGATGTGCTGCAAAGCATTCGGGCAGTCAGTCTGGTACCTGTGCTCATTCTGTCTGCGAAGGATGGGGAGGTGGACAAAGCGTTAGGTCTGGGCTTCGGTGCAGATGATTACTTGAGCAAACCGTTCTCGTTAATCGAACTGACTGCCCGCATCAAAGCTGCGATTCGCCGCGCCAATTATACGACTCAGCCTGTGGCTGAAGTGGCTAAAGATCAGCGTATTCACATTGGAGGACTCGTAGTTGACATGGAGACGTACGAGGTAGAACGTGAAGGTACACCCGTCAAGCTGACATCCAAGGAATTTGGAATTCTGAAGCTGTTGGTTACCCATCCTGGCAAAGTGTTCACCAAGGCTCAGATCTACGCCTCCGTCTGGAACGATCATTATTATGGAGACGAAAATATCATTAACGTACATATGCGTCGTCTGCGTGAGAAACTGGAAGCAGATCCTTCGGCTCCCCAGTATATCAAGACACTCTGGGGCATCGGATATAAGCTGGAGGCGGAGCAGGGATGA
- a CDS encoding cation:proton antiporter, with amino-acid sequence MEFILVLALILIFTKLAGDLSVRLGQPSVLGKLIVGVILGPAILGWVQQSDFVHYMAEIGVLLLMFIAGLETDLEQLKKNWKAAFAVAVGGIILPFIGGYGSAMAFGMSQTHALFFGLLFCATSVSISVQTLKDMDQLSSREGTTILGAAVVDDVLVVVILAVMMSLLGTGGGDTSISLLIGKKLLFFVIIIAASWFLVPRIMKWMAPLKVTETVITAGLIICFGFSYFAEWMGVAGIIGAFAAGIAISQTNFKHEVETKLEPIAYGIFVPVFFVSIGLNVTFDGVGSQIWFIVVISLIAIVTKLIGGGAGARLTGFNMSSSLAIGSGMISRGEVALIIASTGLASGLLDPEYFTSVVIMVIITTLVTPPLLKITFARKKGEKQVERGIEESHLSG; translated from the coding sequence ATGGAATTTATTTTGGTTCTTGCACTTATTTTAATCTTTACCAAACTTGCCGGTGATCTATCCGTCAGATTGGGTCAGCCGTCGGTACTGGGGAAACTGATTGTGGGTGTCATCCTCGGGCCTGCAATTCTCGGTTGGGTTCAGCAAAGTGATTTCGTCCATTATATGGCCGAAATCGGGGTACTATTGTTGATGTTCATCGCTGGATTGGAGACCGATCTGGAACAATTGAAGAAAAACTGGAAAGCAGCCTTTGCTGTTGCTGTGGGTGGTATTATTTTACCATTCATCGGAGGATACGGTTCGGCCATGGCGTTCGGTATGTCACAGACACACGCATTGTTCTTTGGACTTTTATTCTGTGCCACGTCCGTCAGCATTTCCGTTCAGACACTAAAAGATATGGATCAACTCAGCTCTCGTGAGGGTACAACAATCCTTGGTGCAGCTGTTGTCGATGATGTTCTGGTCGTTGTCATTCTTGCTGTTATGATGAGCTTGCTGGGTACAGGCGGAGGAGACACTTCGATTTCTCTGCTTATTGGCAAGAAGCTGTTATTCTTTGTGATCATCATCGCTGCCAGCTGGTTCCTTGTTCCTCGCATCATGAAGTGGATGGCACCACTGAAAGTAACCGAGACCGTCATTACTGCGGGATTGATTATTTGTTTTGGCTTCTCCTACTTTGCAGAGTGGATGGGTGTTGCCGGAATCATTGGTGCATTTGCCGCTGGGATCGCCATCTCCCAAACCAACTTCAAACATGAAGTTGAAACCAAACTGGAACCGATCGCCTACGGAATTTTTGTTCCGGTGTTTTTTGTCAGTATTGGTTTGAATGTCACGTTTGATGGTGTGGGTTCACAAATTTGGTTTATTGTCGTTATAAGCCTCATTGCAATTGTAACCAAGCTGATTGGTGGCGGAGCTGGTGCACGACTGACTGGATTTAATATGTCATCTTCATTGGCCATTGGCTCAGGAATGATATCAAGAGGTGAAGTTGCGCTCATTATCGCTTCAACGGGACTTGCTTCCGGCTTACTTGATCCGGAATACTTTACGAGCGTAGTAATCATGGTCATAATCACTACACTTGTTACGCCACCTCTGCTCAAAATTACCTTTGCACGCAAAAAGGGTGAAAAGCAAGTCGAAAGAGGAATTGAAGAATCACATTTAAGTGGGTAA
- a CDS encoding ABC transporter permease, with protein sequence MKTLLKLIRLEMRKHRFARNFAGAGIASIAILLFLIMIGFVDVGAEDYAYADYQTAFMIIDTFVRATFIIFAGALLSKLVISEYRNKTMNVMFTYPIQRHKIIAAKLIIVFGFTFVMIMVTDLLMGSLLLIVNHFYSFIPGSLTNQDILGLLVKYSMSSLSAACMALIPLFFGMRKHSVTTTMVSSILLVLIVCSGFNGSEVSIHSLVIIPLTLGAIGIWIASMSMVRLETKDVN encoded by the coding sequence ATGAAGACGTTGCTTAAACTAATCAGACTTGAGATGCGGAAGCACCGTTTTGCACGTAATTTTGCAGGGGCAGGTATTGCCAGTATAGCCATTCTTCTTTTCCTGATCATGATTGGATTCGTGGATGTGGGAGCAGAAGATTATGCCTATGCCGATTACCAGACCGCCTTTATGATTATCGATACGTTTGTGAGAGCGACCTTTATCATATTTGCAGGAGCTTTATTATCCAAGCTGGTGATCAGTGAGTATAGAAATAAAACGATGAACGTCATGTTCACCTATCCTATCCAGCGTCATAAAATCATTGCTGCCAAATTGATTATCGTGTTTGGTTTTACATTTGTGATGATTATGGTTACCGACCTGTTGATGGGTTCACTGCTGTTGATTGTTAATCATTTCTACTCCTTCATTCCCGGATCATTGACAAATCAGGATATATTGGGACTTCTGGTGAAGTACAGTATGAGTTCTTTATCGGCTGCGTGTATGGCACTCATTCCCCTATTCTTCGGTATGCGTAAGCATTCTGTTACAACTACAATGGTCTCGTCCATTTTGCTGGTTTTGATTGTCTGCTCCGGATTCAACGGGTCGGAAGTTTCCATTCATTCGCTTGTTATTATCCCTCTGACCCTTGGAGCAATAGGGATATGGATTGCTTCGATGTCCATGGTTCGTCTGGAGACAAAAGATGTGAACTGA
- a CDS encoding response regulator transcription factor, which translates to MIRTVLLVEDESRIREIVADYFIKEQWNVIEAEHGVQALELLALHEVDLVILDVLMPEMDGWTLCGHIRSQSTVPIIMLTARSEDDDKIHGFQLGVDDYVTKPFSPRVLVARAETLMKRVEGAIGREQGVIRFGEVTLDPWARRLEKDGIELELAPKEYDLLLYLVRNAGIVLSRDAILNRIWGFDFEGDSRVVDTHIKKLRSKLGDEAKCIRTVIGTGYRFEAEA; encoded by the coding sequence ATGATCAGAACAGTGCTTCTGGTGGAAGATGAAAGCCGCATTCGTGAGATTGTGGCCGATTATTTCATAAAAGAACAATGGAACGTCATAGAAGCAGAACATGGAGTACAGGCACTGGAACTGTTGGCTTTGCATGAGGTGGATTTGGTTATTCTGGATGTTTTGATGCCTGAAATGGATGGATGGACGTTATGTGGGCATATTCGATCCCAATCCACCGTACCTATTATCATGCTGACTGCACGGTCCGAGGATGACGATAAAATTCATGGATTTCAGCTGGGCGTAGACGATTACGTTACCAAGCCGTTTAGCCCACGTGTGCTGGTTGCACGTGCAGAGACATTAATGAAGCGTGTTGAAGGTGCAATTGGACGAGAGCAGGGTGTGATTCGTTTCGGAGAGGTAACCCTTGATCCATGGGCCAGACGCTTGGAGAAGGACGGAATTGAATTGGAACTTGCACCAAAGGAATATGATCTGTTGCTTTATCTGGTACGTAATGCAGGCATTGTGTTGTCCCGGGATGCCATTTTGAATCGGATCTGGGGATTTGATTTTGAAGGGGACTCACGTGTTGTAGATACCCACATCAAGAAGCTGCGGAGCAAATTGGGTGATGAAGCCAAGTGTATCCGTACGGTGATTGGCACTGGATATCGTTTCGAGGCAGAAGCATGA
- a CDS encoding ABC transporter ATP-binding protein — protein MNYIARTIDVTKVYEGVEVVSNVNMNIKQGEIYGFLGPNGAGKTTIMKMLTNLVKPTTGEIELFGEKLTPTSYEVLKRMGSIIEYPFFYDRLSARENLELHCEYMGFYNKKIIDNTMEMVGLKNTGKKPVKDFSLGMKQRLGLARALITTPELLILDEPINGLDPVGIREMRDLFKRLSNEYRITLLVSSHILGEIEQIADTVGVIRGGRLVEEVSMESIRGSQNEYIELQAVDIRKATYVIEHQLGLSNYKLVDNQTLRIYDPGIIPSELNTKLIQHGIEIESISKRAHSLEEHFMKLVKGDEDVA, from the coding sequence ATGAATTATATCGCACGAACAATAGATGTGACCAAAGTATATGAAGGGGTGGAGGTTGTATCCAACGTCAATATGAATATTAAGCAAGGTGAGATCTATGGATTCCTCGGTCCAAATGGTGCTGGTAAAACAACCATCATGAAGATGCTCACCAATCTCGTCAAACCAACCACAGGGGAGATAGAACTGTTTGGGGAGAAGCTTACGCCGACCTCTTATGAAGTGCTGAAGCGAATGGGCAGTATTATTGAATATCCTTTTTTCTACGATAGACTGTCTGCTCGCGAGAATCTGGAGCTTCACTGTGAATACATGGGATTCTACAATAAAAAGATCATCGACAACACGATGGAAATGGTAGGGCTGAAGAATACGGGCAAGAAACCGGTCAAAGACTTCTCCTTGGGCATGAAGCAGAGGCTGGGACTGGCTCGTGCACTTATAACCACACCTGAACTGCTCATTCTGGATGAACCGATCAACGGATTGGACCCTGTAGGGATCCGGGAGATGCGAGATTTGTTCAAGCGGCTTAGCAATGAGTATCGCATTACCCTGTTGGTCTCCAGTCACATTCTTGGTGAGATAGAGCAGATTGCGGACACAGTTGGTGTCATTCGCGGCGGTCGTTTGGTGGAAGAAGTATCAATGGAGAGCATTCGTGGAAGTCAAAATGAGTACATTGAGTTACAGGCGGTGGATATCCGCAAAGCGACCTATGTCATTGAACACCAGCTTGGTTTGAGTAATTATAAACTGGTTGATAACCAAACGTTACGCATCTATGATCCGGGAATCATTCCATCGGAACTGAACACCAAGCTGATCCAGCACGGCATTGAGATCGAATCGATATCCAAACGGGCTCATTCCCTGGAAGAACACTTCATGAAGCTTGTGAAAGGGGATGAAGACGTTGCTTAA
- a CDS encoding DUF420 domain-containing protein — MGKNNKGEPNIPSPTSNKNFAGIIITISILANVIILLLFFAPSIGYKGDVTFDITVLPRFNAVFNSFTFIFLLAALIAIIKRNVKLHKRFILAAFSTTLLFLVTYLTFHYLSPETSKYGGEGIIRSIYFFILITHSILAALIVPLALFTLVWGWTNQLKKHRKIARWTMPIWLYVSSTGVVVYLMMAPYY, encoded by the coding sequence TTGGGCAAAAATAACAAAGGGGAACCGAACATTCCATCCCCGACGAGCAATAAAAATTTTGCAGGTATCATTATCACGATTTCCATTCTCGCTAATGTCATTATTTTATTATTGTTCTTCGCACCGTCTATTGGTTACAAAGGTGATGTAACCTTTGATATTACGGTGTTGCCGCGGTTTAATGCCGTGTTTAACAGCTTTACCTTCATCTTCCTGCTTGCAGCGCTTATTGCTATTATCAAGAGGAATGTGAAGCTGCACAAACGATTTATTCTTGCTGCATTCTCAACAACACTGTTATTCCTCGTGACCTATCTGACGTTTCATTACCTCTCACCAGAGACGTCCAAATACGGCGGCGAGGGCATCATTCGTTCCATTTATTTCTTCATTCTGATTACCCATAGTATACTGGCAGCCCTCATTGTTCCATTGGCGTTGTTCACACTGGTATGGGGTTGGACGAATCAATTGAAGAAACACCGTAAAATTGCACGTTGGACTATGCCAATCTGGCTGTATGTAAGTTCTACAGGTGTTGTAGTATACCTGATGATGGCACCATATTATTAA
- a CDS encoding DedA family protein produces the protein MEFAKEFIGQYGYFAIYGLLALGVIGMPIPDEVMMTFVGYLASISVLNYSVSIAVSFGGAFTGGLLSYMIGKKAGRPLFDKYGKWIGVNAKRFSRVESWFLKYGYWSIILGYFIPGIRHLMCCFSGMSRMAIGRYVVVSGIGAFVWCVVFISIGFYVGVLT, from the coding sequence ATGGAATTTGCAAAAGAATTTATTGGTCAATATGGTTATTTCGCAATCTACGGACTACTGGCTCTTGGCGTTATTGGCATGCCGATTCCGGATGAGGTGATGATGACGTTTGTCGGTTATCTCGCCTCCATCTCGGTATTGAATTACTCCGTATCCATCGCCGTCAGTTTCGGTGGCGCATTTACCGGGGGGCTGCTCAGCTACATGATTGGCAAGAAGGCAGGCAGGCCGCTGTTCGATAAGTATGGCAAGTGGATTGGCGTGAATGCCAAACGATTTAGCAGGGTGGAGTCGTGGTTTCTGAAATATGGATACTGGTCAATCATCCTCGGTTACTTCATTCCGGGCATTCGTCATCTGATGTGTTGTTTCTCAGGGATGAGCCGTATGGCAATTGGCAGGTACGTAGTTGTATCGGGCATTGGTGCATTTGTCTGGTGTGTTGTCTTTATCTCGATTGGTTTTTATGTTGGTGTGTTAACTTAA
- the thiD gene encoding bifunctional hydroxymethylpyrimidine kinase/phosphomethylpyrimidine kinase, which produces MTIPKTLTIAGSDTSGGAGIQADLKTFQELGVYGMTVLTTVVAMEPETWDHQVFPVELNVVEAQLRTVLDGIGFDAMKTGMLGSVDIIELVAKHIRRSGLPQIVIDPVMVCKGTDEVLQPENTEAMIEFLLPGADLVTPNLFEASQLAKSGPIRSKEQMEAAAAAIHAHGSKHVLIKDRGVISPGKAMDLLYDGTNYEWFEADVVGSGYTHGAGCTTSAAITAGLARGLSVKEAVREGKAFVTKAIAGGFPLNRFVGPTLHVAHRLEQQR; this is translated from the coding sequence ATGACGATTCCAAAAACATTAACAATAGCTGGTTCGGACACGAGCGGCGGAGCAGGTATTCAAGCTGATTTGAAAACTTTTCAGGAGCTGGGTGTGTATGGCATGACCGTACTGACTACGGTTGTAGCAATGGAGCCCGAAACATGGGATCACCAGGTCTTTCCTGTTGAATTAAATGTAGTTGAAGCACAGCTTCGCACGGTTCTGGACGGTATCGGTTTTGATGCCATGAAGACAGGTATGCTCGGTTCAGTAGATATTATTGAACTGGTAGCAAAACATATTCGCCGTAGCGGTCTGCCACAGATCGTTATTGATCCGGTAATGGTCTGCAAAGGTACAGACGAAGTACTGCAACCGGAAAATACGGAAGCGATGATCGAATTCCTGTTGCCAGGTGCTGATCTGGTTACACCTAATCTGTTCGAAGCATCCCAACTGGCGAAGAGTGGACCGATTCGTTCCAAGGAACAGATGGAAGCAGCGGCAGCAGCAATTCATGCCCATGGCTCGAAACATGTCCTAATTAAGGACAGAGGTGTCATTAGCCCGGGTAAAGCAATGGATCTACTCTATGATGGAACCAACTACGAATGGTTTGAAGCCGATGTTGTCGGCTCCGGATATACGCATGGTGCGGGCTGCACAACGTCTGCGGCGATTACCGCAGGGTTGGCTCGTGGTCTTTCAGTGAAAGAGGCTGTTCGTGAAGGTAAAGCCTTCGTGACCAAAGCGATTGCCGGCGGATTCCCGCTGAACCGTTTTGTTGGCCCGACACTGCATGTGGCACACCGTCTGGAGCAACAACGTTAA